In one Salvia splendens isolate huo1 unplaced genomic scaffold, SspV2 ctg57, whole genome shotgun sequence genomic region, the following are encoded:
- the LOC121790645 gene encoding uncharacterized protein LOC121790645 produces MLMAEACFLERLAHEAAVKQSRDRIKDEMSRSILTDMNEFEKHRGKVSKANKVIVPAVSALKFPSLEVYFTNGSKLTLLVTSKEDEANLSSSNTAKLPLTSKTNDTNVLTSDTAETDIAKASLISLSFRESSQAMVDSWTSPCLKAFAHSSDVRLYEICILTRQIW; encoded by the exons ATGCTAATGGCGGAAGCTTGCTTTTTAGAGAGG TTGGCGCATGAGGCGGCTGTTAAGCAATCACGAGATCGAAT TAAAGATGAGATGAGTAGGAGTATACTTACTGACATGAATGAATTTGAGAAACATCGTGGGAAG GTATCAAAAGCGAATAAGGTTATAGTTCCTGCAGTGTCAGCACTCAAGTTTCCTTCCCTCGAAGTCTACTTTACGAATGGTTCTAAGCTTACACTTCTCGTGACCTCCAAAGAAGACGAAGCAAATTTGTCCTCATCAAATACGGCTAAGCTGCCCCTAACCTCGAAAACTAATGATACGAATGTGTTGACATCAGATACTGCTGAAACAGACATTGCTAAGGCGTCTTTAATAAGTCTATCATTTCGGGAAAGCTCGCAG GCTATGGTTGACTCGTGGACTTCACCCTGCTTGAAAGCATTTGCACATTCCAGTGATGTTCGTTTGTACGAG ATATGCATTCTTACTCGACAAATCTGGTAG